From a region of the Sesamum indicum cultivar Zhongzhi No. 13 linkage group LG3, S_indicum_v1.0, whole genome shotgun sequence genome:
- the LOC105157656 gene encoding transcription factor bHLH68 isoform X7 has translation MMAAGNPNWWSMINGMHPQSHHQFVYASNSPAQLSSPPDNHQDFPVRSWSQLLLGGVGGGGGGEEEEEEERYGTGAGAGLFQQQKKLENWEDQVLNLNPSFARTPVVDVKQEDIAHKSSSTCQISYAHVDHHDQFHQPAPPNRPNTNSWPAPPHQQVVMPHVSSPTSCITSLSTNILNFSGPKSASSSQRKHNQDHSADDQCNSTGTGGVSKKARVQQSSAQPALKVRKEKLGDRITALHQLVSPFGKTDTASVLSEAIGYIRFLQGQIEFLNDIGMERGAPKQESEGRSGALMDLRSRGLCLVPISCTQHVGNENGADYWAPAALGGGF, from the exons ATGATGGCTGCAGGAAACCCTAACTGGTGGAGCATGATCAATGGCATGCATCCACAGTCTCATCACCAGTTTGTTTACGCCTCTAATTCTCCCGCCCAGCTTTCTTCTCCACCTGATAATCACCAGGATTTCCCAGTTAGGTCTTGGAGCCAACTGCTTCT GGGTGGAGtgggaggtggtggtggtggtgaagaagaagaagaagaagagagataCGGTACCGGTGCTGGTGCCGGTCTTTTTCAACAACAAAAGAAGTTGGAGAACTGGGAAGACCAAGTCTTGAATTTGAACCCATCTTTTGCAAGAACTCCTGTTGTTGATGTGAAGCAAGAGGACATTGCTCATAAATCCAGCTCCACCTGCCAAATCAGTTACGCCCATGTAGATCATCATGATCAATTTCATCAGCCGGCGCCGCCCAATAGGCCTAATACCAATTCTTGGCCAGCTCCTCCTCACCAACAAGTAGTCATGCCTCATGTCTCGTCCCCCACCTCTTGTATCACTAGTTTGAGCACCAACATCTTGAATTTCTCCGGTCCCAAGTCCGCCTCCTCGTCCCAACGCAAACATAATCAAGATCATTCAGCTGATGATCAg TGCAATAGCACGGGTACTGGTGGGGTATCTAAGAAGGCTAGGGTTCAACAGTCTTCAGCCCAACCAGCTTTGAAG GTGAGAAAGGAAAAGTTAGGGGATAGAATTACAGCTCTTCATCAACTTGTTTCTCCATTTGGGAAG ACTGACACTGCTTCTGTCTTGTCAGAAGCCATTGGCTACATTAGATTCCTTCAAGGTCAAATTGAG tTCTTGAATGATATTGGCATGGAAAGAGGAGCTCCTAAGCAG gaaTCAGAAGGGCGATCAGGAGCACTGATGGATTTGAGAAGTAGAGGTCTATGCTTAGTTCCCATCTCTTGCACTCAACACGTCGGCAACGAAAACGGCGCCGATTACTGGGCTCCGGCGGCTCTTGGTGGCGGGTTTTGA
- the LOC105157656 gene encoding transcription factor bHLH68 isoform X5, translated as MMAAGNPNWWSMINGMHPQSHHQFVYASNSPAQLSSPPDNHQDFPVRSWSQLLLGGVGGGGGGEEEEEEERYGTGAGAGLFQQQKKLENWEDQVLNLNPSFARTPVVDVKQEDIAHKSSSTCQISYAHVDHHDQFHQPAPPNRPNTNSWPAPPHQQVVMPHVSSPTSCITSLSTNILNFSGPKSASSSQRKHNQDHSADDQCNSTGTGGVSKKARVQQSSAQPALKVRKEKLGDRITALHQLVSPFGKTDTASVLSEAIGYIRFLQGQIEVQERNCLFPEETGQFLNDIGMERGAPKQESEGRSGALMDLRSRGLCLVPISCTQHVGNENGADYWAPAALGGGF; from the exons ATGATGGCTGCAGGAAACCCTAACTGGTGGAGCATGATCAATGGCATGCATCCACAGTCTCATCACCAGTTTGTTTACGCCTCTAATTCTCCCGCCCAGCTTTCTTCTCCACCTGATAATCACCAGGATTTCCCAGTTAGGTCTTGGAGCCAACTGCTTCT GGGTGGAGtgggaggtggtggtggtggtgaagaagaagaagaagaagagagataCGGTACCGGTGCTGGTGCCGGTCTTTTTCAACAACAAAAGAAGTTGGAGAACTGGGAAGACCAAGTCTTGAATTTGAACCCATCTTTTGCAAGAACTCCTGTTGTTGATGTGAAGCAAGAGGACATTGCTCATAAATCCAGCTCCACCTGCCAAATCAGTTACGCCCATGTAGATCATCATGATCAATTTCATCAGCCGGCGCCGCCCAATAGGCCTAATACCAATTCTTGGCCAGCTCCTCCTCACCAACAAGTAGTCATGCCTCATGTCTCGTCCCCCACCTCTTGTATCACTAGTTTGAGCACCAACATCTTGAATTTCTCCGGTCCCAAGTCCGCCTCCTCGTCCCAACGCAAACATAATCAAGATCATTCAGCTGATGATCAg TGCAATAGCACGGGTACTGGTGGGGTATCTAAGAAGGCTAGGGTTCAACAGTCTTCAGCCCAACCAGCTTTGAAG GTGAGAAAGGAAAAGTTAGGGGATAGAATTACAGCTCTTCATCAACTTGTTTCTCCATTTGGGAAG ACTGACACTGCTTCTGTCTTGTCAGAAGCCATTGGCTACATTAGATTCCTTCAAGGTCAAATTGAG gTTCAAGAAAGGAATTGTTTGTTTCCCGAAGAGACTGGTCAG tTCTTGAATGATATTGGCATGGAAAGAGGAGCTCCTAAGCAG gaaTCAGAAGGGCGATCAGGAGCACTGATGGATTTGAGAAGTAGAGGTCTATGCTTAGTTCCCATCTCTTGCACTCAACACGTCGGCAACGAAAACGGCGCCGATTACTGGGCTCCGGCGGCTCTTGGTGGCGGGTTTTGA
- the LOC105157656 gene encoding transcription factor bHLH68 isoform X3 — MMAAGNPNWWSMINGMHPQSHHQFVYASNSPAQLSSPPDNHQDFPVRSWSQLLLGGVGGGGGGEEEEEEERYGTGAGAGLFQQQKKLENWEDQVLNLNPSFARTPVVDVKQEDIAHKSSSTCQISYAHVDHHDQFHQPAPPNRPNTNSWPAPPHQQVVMPHVSSPTSCITSLSTNILNFSGPKSASSSQRKHNQDHSADDQCNSTGTGGVSKKARVQQSSAQPALKVRKEKLGDRITALHQLVSPFGKTDTASVLSEAIGYIRFLQGQIEALSSPYMRNASGSTGHHQHSFLNDIGMERGAPKQESEGRSGALMDLRSRGLCLVPISCTQHVGNENGADYWAPAALGGGF; from the exons ATGATGGCTGCAGGAAACCCTAACTGGTGGAGCATGATCAATGGCATGCATCCACAGTCTCATCACCAGTTTGTTTACGCCTCTAATTCTCCCGCCCAGCTTTCTTCTCCACCTGATAATCACCAGGATTTCCCAGTTAGGTCTTGGAGCCAACTGCTTCT GGGTGGAGtgggaggtggtggtggtggtgaagaagaagaagaagaagagagataCGGTACCGGTGCTGGTGCCGGTCTTTTTCAACAACAAAAGAAGTTGGAGAACTGGGAAGACCAAGTCTTGAATTTGAACCCATCTTTTGCAAGAACTCCTGTTGTTGATGTGAAGCAAGAGGACATTGCTCATAAATCCAGCTCCACCTGCCAAATCAGTTACGCCCATGTAGATCATCATGATCAATTTCATCAGCCGGCGCCGCCCAATAGGCCTAATACCAATTCTTGGCCAGCTCCTCCTCACCAACAAGTAGTCATGCCTCATGTCTCGTCCCCCACCTCTTGTATCACTAGTTTGAGCACCAACATCTTGAATTTCTCCGGTCCCAAGTCCGCCTCCTCGTCCCAACGCAAACATAATCAAGATCATTCAGCTGATGATCAg TGCAATAGCACGGGTACTGGTGGGGTATCTAAGAAGGCTAGGGTTCAACAGTCTTCAGCCCAACCAGCTTTGAAG GTGAGAAAGGAAAAGTTAGGGGATAGAATTACAGCTCTTCATCAACTTGTTTCTCCATTTGGGAAG ACTGACACTGCTTCTGTCTTGTCAGAAGCCATTGGCTACATTAGATTCCTTCAAGGTCAAATTGAG GCACTGAGCTCTCCTTACATGCGCAATGCATCAGGAAGTACAGGACATCACCAACATTCT tTCTTGAATGATATTGGCATGGAAAGAGGAGCTCCTAAGCAG gaaTCAGAAGGGCGATCAGGAGCACTGATGGATTTGAGAAGTAGAGGTCTATGCTTAGTTCCCATCTCTTGCACTCAACACGTCGGCAACGAAAACGGCGCCGATTACTGGGCTCCGGCGGCTCTTGGTGGCGGGTTTTGA
- the LOC105157656 gene encoding transcription factor bHLH68 isoform X4 → MMAAGNPNWWSMINGMHPQSHHQFVYASNSPAQLSSPPDNHQDFPVRSWSQLLLGGVGGGGGGEEEEEEERYGTGAGAGLFQQQKKLENWEDQVLNLNPSFARTPVVDVKQEDIAHKSSSTCQISYAHVDHHDQFHQPAPPNRPNTNSWPAPPHQQVVMPHVSSPTSCITSLSTNILNFSGPKSASSSQRKHNQDHSADDQCNSTGTGGVSKKARVQQSSAQPALKTDTASVLSEAIGYIRFLQGQIEALSSPYMRNASGSTGHHQHSVNKYPYLLVQERNCLFPEETGQFLNDIGMERGAPKQESEGRSGALMDLRSRGLCLVPISCTQHVGNENGADYWAPAALGGGF, encoded by the exons ATGATGGCTGCAGGAAACCCTAACTGGTGGAGCATGATCAATGGCATGCATCCACAGTCTCATCACCAGTTTGTTTACGCCTCTAATTCTCCCGCCCAGCTTTCTTCTCCACCTGATAATCACCAGGATTTCCCAGTTAGGTCTTGGAGCCAACTGCTTCT GGGTGGAGtgggaggtggtggtggtggtgaagaagaagaagaagaagagagataCGGTACCGGTGCTGGTGCCGGTCTTTTTCAACAACAAAAGAAGTTGGAGAACTGGGAAGACCAAGTCTTGAATTTGAACCCATCTTTTGCAAGAACTCCTGTTGTTGATGTGAAGCAAGAGGACATTGCTCATAAATCCAGCTCCACCTGCCAAATCAGTTACGCCCATGTAGATCATCATGATCAATTTCATCAGCCGGCGCCGCCCAATAGGCCTAATACCAATTCTTGGCCAGCTCCTCCTCACCAACAAGTAGTCATGCCTCATGTCTCGTCCCCCACCTCTTGTATCACTAGTTTGAGCACCAACATCTTGAATTTCTCCGGTCCCAAGTCCGCCTCCTCGTCCCAACGCAAACATAATCAAGATCATTCAGCTGATGATCAg TGCAATAGCACGGGTACTGGTGGGGTATCTAAGAAGGCTAGGGTTCAACAGTCTTCAGCCCAACCAGCTTTGAAG ACTGACACTGCTTCTGTCTTGTCAGAAGCCATTGGCTACATTAGATTCCTTCAAGGTCAAATTGAG GCACTGAGCTCTCCTTACATGCGCAATGCATCAGGAAGTACAGGACATCACCAACATTCTGTAAATAAGTACCCATATTTATTa gTTCAAGAAAGGAATTGTTTGTTTCCCGAAGAGACTGGTCAG tTCTTGAATGATATTGGCATGGAAAGAGGAGCTCCTAAGCAG gaaTCAGAAGGGCGATCAGGAGCACTGATGGATTTGAGAAGTAGAGGTCTATGCTTAGTTCCCATCTCTTGCACTCAACACGTCGGCAACGAAAACGGCGCCGATTACTGGGCTCCGGCGGCTCTTGGTGGCGGGTTTTGA
- the LOC105157656 gene encoding transcription factor bHLH68 isoform X1: MMAAGNPNWWSMINGMHPQSHHQFVYASNSPAQLSSPPDNHQDFPVRSWSQLLLGGVGGGGGGEEEEEEERYGTGAGAGLFQQQKKLENWEDQVLNLNPSFARTPVVDVKQEDIAHKSSSTCQISYAHVDHHDQFHQPAPPNRPNTNSWPAPPHQQVVMPHVSSPTSCITSLSTNILNFSGPKSASSSQRKHNQDHSADDQCNSTGTGGVSKKARVQQSSAQPALKVRKEKLGDRITALHQLVSPFGKTDTASVLSEAIGYIRFLQGQIEALSSPYMRNASGSTGHHQHSVNKYPYLLVQERNCLFPEETGQFLNDIGMERGAPKQESEGRSGALMDLRSRGLCLVPISCTQHVGNENGADYWAPAALGGGF, from the exons ATGATGGCTGCAGGAAACCCTAACTGGTGGAGCATGATCAATGGCATGCATCCACAGTCTCATCACCAGTTTGTTTACGCCTCTAATTCTCCCGCCCAGCTTTCTTCTCCACCTGATAATCACCAGGATTTCCCAGTTAGGTCTTGGAGCCAACTGCTTCT GGGTGGAGtgggaggtggtggtggtggtgaagaagaagaagaagaagagagataCGGTACCGGTGCTGGTGCCGGTCTTTTTCAACAACAAAAGAAGTTGGAGAACTGGGAAGACCAAGTCTTGAATTTGAACCCATCTTTTGCAAGAACTCCTGTTGTTGATGTGAAGCAAGAGGACATTGCTCATAAATCCAGCTCCACCTGCCAAATCAGTTACGCCCATGTAGATCATCATGATCAATTTCATCAGCCGGCGCCGCCCAATAGGCCTAATACCAATTCTTGGCCAGCTCCTCCTCACCAACAAGTAGTCATGCCTCATGTCTCGTCCCCCACCTCTTGTATCACTAGTTTGAGCACCAACATCTTGAATTTCTCCGGTCCCAAGTCCGCCTCCTCGTCCCAACGCAAACATAATCAAGATCATTCAGCTGATGATCAg TGCAATAGCACGGGTACTGGTGGGGTATCTAAGAAGGCTAGGGTTCAACAGTCTTCAGCCCAACCAGCTTTGAAG GTGAGAAAGGAAAAGTTAGGGGATAGAATTACAGCTCTTCATCAACTTGTTTCTCCATTTGGGAAG ACTGACACTGCTTCTGTCTTGTCAGAAGCCATTGGCTACATTAGATTCCTTCAAGGTCAAATTGAG GCACTGAGCTCTCCTTACATGCGCAATGCATCAGGAAGTACAGGACATCACCAACATTCTGTAAATAAGTACCCATATTTATTa gTTCAAGAAAGGAATTGTTTGTTTCCCGAAGAGACTGGTCAG tTCTTGAATGATATTGGCATGGAAAGAGGAGCTCCTAAGCAG gaaTCAGAAGGGCGATCAGGAGCACTGATGGATTTGAGAAGTAGAGGTCTATGCTTAGTTCCCATCTCTTGCACTCAACACGTCGGCAACGAAAACGGCGCCGATTACTGGGCTCCGGCGGCTCTTGGTGGCGGGTTTTGA
- the LOC105157656 gene encoding transcription factor bHLH68 isoform X6 — MMAAGNPNWWSMINGMHPQSHHQFVYASNSPAQLSSPPDNHQDFPVRSWSQLLLGGVGGGGGGEEEEEEERYGTGAGAGLFQQQKKLENWEDQVLNLNPSFARTPVVDVKQEDIAHKSSSTCQISYAHVDHHDQFHQPAPPNRPNTNSWPAPPHQQVVMPHVSSPTSCITSLSTNILNFSGPKSASSSQRKHNQDHSADDQCNSTGTGGVSKKARVQQSSAQPALKTDTASVLSEAIGYIRFLQGQIEALSSPYMRNASGSTGHHQHSVQERNCLFPEETGQFLNDIGMERGAPKQESEGRSGALMDLRSRGLCLVPISCTQHVGNENGADYWAPAALGGGF; from the exons ATGATGGCTGCAGGAAACCCTAACTGGTGGAGCATGATCAATGGCATGCATCCACAGTCTCATCACCAGTTTGTTTACGCCTCTAATTCTCCCGCCCAGCTTTCTTCTCCACCTGATAATCACCAGGATTTCCCAGTTAGGTCTTGGAGCCAACTGCTTCT GGGTGGAGtgggaggtggtggtggtggtgaagaagaagaagaagaagagagataCGGTACCGGTGCTGGTGCCGGTCTTTTTCAACAACAAAAGAAGTTGGAGAACTGGGAAGACCAAGTCTTGAATTTGAACCCATCTTTTGCAAGAACTCCTGTTGTTGATGTGAAGCAAGAGGACATTGCTCATAAATCCAGCTCCACCTGCCAAATCAGTTACGCCCATGTAGATCATCATGATCAATTTCATCAGCCGGCGCCGCCCAATAGGCCTAATACCAATTCTTGGCCAGCTCCTCCTCACCAACAAGTAGTCATGCCTCATGTCTCGTCCCCCACCTCTTGTATCACTAGTTTGAGCACCAACATCTTGAATTTCTCCGGTCCCAAGTCCGCCTCCTCGTCCCAACGCAAACATAATCAAGATCATTCAGCTGATGATCAg TGCAATAGCACGGGTACTGGTGGGGTATCTAAGAAGGCTAGGGTTCAACAGTCTTCAGCCCAACCAGCTTTGAAG ACTGACACTGCTTCTGTCTTGTCAGAAGCCATTGGCTACATTAGATTCCTTCAAGGTCAAATTGAG GCACTGAGCTCTCCTTACATGCGCAATGCATCAGGAAGTACAGGACATCACCAACATTCT gTTCAAGAAAGGAATTGTTTGTTTCCCGAAGAGACTGGTCAG tTCTTGAATGATATTGGCATGGAAAGAGGAGCTCCTAAGCAG gaaTCAGAAGGGCGATCAGGAGCACTGATGGATTTGAGAAGTAGAGGTCTATGCTTAGTTCCCATCTCTTGCACTCAACACGTCGGCAACGAAAACGGCGCCGATTACTGGGCTCCGGCGGCTCTTGGTGGCGGGTTTTGA
- the LOC105157656 gene encoding transcription factor bHLH68 isoform X2: MMAAGNPNWWSMINGMHPQSHHQFVYASNSPAQLSSPPDNHQDFPVRSWSQLLLGGVGGGGGGEEEEEEERYGTGAGAGLFQQQKKLENWEDQVLNLNPSFARTPVVDVKQEDIAHKSSSTCQISYAHVDHHDQFHQPAPPNRPNTNSWPAPPHQQVVMPHVSSPTSCITSLSTNILNFSGPKSASSSQRKHNQDHSADDQCNSTGTGGVSKKARVQQSSAQPALKVRKEKLGDRITALHQLVSPFGKTDTASVLSEAIGYIRFLQGQIEALSSPYMRNASGSTGHHQHSVQERNCLFPEETGQFLNDIGMERGAPKQESEGRSGALMDLRSRGLCLVPISCTQHVGNENGADYWAPAALGGGF; this comes from the exons ATGATGGCTGCAGGAAACCCTAACTGGTGGAGCATGATCAATGGCATGCATCCACAGTCTCATCACCAGTTTGTTTACGCCTCTAATTCTCCCGCCCAGCTTTCTTCTCCACCTGATAATCACCAGGATTTCCCAGTTAGGTCTTGGAGCCAACTGCTTCT GGGTGGAGtgggaggtggtggtggtggtgaagaagaagaagaagaagagagataCGGTACCGGTGCTGGTGCCGGTCTTTTTCAACAACAAAAGAAGTTGGAGAACTGGGAAGACCAAGTCTTGAATTTGAACCCATCTTTTGCAAGAACTCCTGTTGTTGATGTGAAGCAAGAGGACATTGCTCATAAATCCAGCTCCACCTGCCAAATCAGTTACGCCCATGTAGATCATCATGATCAATTTCATCAGCCGGCGCCGCCCAATAGGCCTAATACCAATTCTTGGCCAGCTCCTCCTCACCAACAAGTAGTCATGCCTCATGTCTCGTCCCCCACCTCTTGTATCACTAGTTTGAGCACCAACATCTTGAATTTCTCCGGTCCCAAGTCCGCCTCCTCGTCCCAACGCAAACATAATCAAGATCATTCAGCTGATGATCAg TGCAATAGCACGGGTACTGGTGGGGTATCTAAGAAGGCTAGGGTTCAACAGTCTTCAGCCCAACCAGCTTTGAAG GTGAGAAAGGAAAAGTTAGGGGATAGAATTACAGCTCTTCATCAACTTGTTTCTCCATTTGGGAAG ACTGACACTGCTTCTGTCTTGTCAGAAGCCATTGGCTACATTAGATTCCTTCAAGGTCAAATTGAG GCACTGAGCTCTCCTTACATGCGCAATGCATCAGGAAGTACAGGACATCACCAACATTCT gTTCAAGAAAGGAATTGTTTGTTTCCCGAAGAGACTGGTCAG tTCTTGAATGATATTGGCATGGAAAGAGGAGCTCCTAAGCAG gaaTCAGAAGGGCGATCAGGAGCACTGATGGATTTGAGAAGTAGAGGTCTATGCTTAGTTCCCATCTCTTGCACTCAACACGTCGGCAACGAAAACGGCGCCGATTACTGGGCTCCGGCGGCTCTTGGTGGCGGGTTTTGA
- the LOC105157656 gene encoding transcription factor bHLH68 isoform X8, with protein sequence MMAAGNPNWWSMINGMHPQSHHQFVYASNSPAQLSSPPDNHQDFPVRSWSQLLLGGVGGGGGGEEEEEEERYGTGAGAGLFQQQKKLENWEDQVLNLNPSFARTPVVDVKQEDIAHKSSSTCQISYAHVDHHDQFHQPAPPNRPNTNSWPAPPHQQVVMPHVSSPTSCITSLSTNILNFSGPKSASSSQRKHNQDHSADDQCNSTGTGGVSKKARVQQSSAQPALKVRKEKLGDRITALHQLVSPFGKTDTASVLSEAIGYIRFLQGQIEALSSPYMRNASGSTGHHQHSVNKFKKGIVCFPKRLVSS encoded by the exons ATGATGGCTGCAGGAAACCCTAACTGGTGGAGCATGATCAATGGCATGCATCCACAGTCTCATCACCAGTTTGTTTACGCCTCTAATTCTCCCGCCCAGCTTTCTTCTCCACCTGATAATCACCAGGATTTCCCAGTTAGGTCTTGGAGCCAACTGCTTCT GGGTGGAGtgggaggtggtggtggtggtgaagaagaagaagaagaagagagataCGGTACCGGTGCTGGTGCCGGTCTTTTTCAACAACAAAAGAAGTTGGAGAACTGGGAAGACCAAGTCTTGAATTTGAACCCATCTTTTGCAAGAACTCCTGTTGTTGATGTGAAGCAAGAGGACATTGCTCATAAATCCAGCTCCACCTGCCAAATCAGTTACGCCCATGTAGATCATCATGATCAATTTCATCAGCCGGCGCCGCCCAATAGGCCTAATACCAATTCTTGGCCAGCTCCTCCTCACCAACAAGTAGTCATGCCTCATGTCTCGTCCCCCACCTCTTGTATCACTAGTTTGAGCACCAACATCTTGAATTTCTCCGGTCCCAAGTCCGCCTCCTCGTCCCAACGCAAACATAATCAAGATCATTCAGCTGATGATCAg TGCAATAGCACGGGTACTGGTGGGGTATCTAAGAAGGCTAGGGTTCAACAGTCTTCAGCCCAACCAGCTTTGAAG GTGAGAAAGGAAAAGTTAGGGGATAGAATTACAGCTCTTCATCAACTTGTTTCTCCATTTGGGAAG ACTGACACTGCTTCTGTCTTGTCAGAAGCCATTGGCTACATTAGATTCCTTCAAGGTCAAATTGAG GCACTGAGCTCTCCTTACATGCGCAATGCATCAGGAAGTACAGGACATCACCAACATTCTGTAAATAA gTTCAAGAAAGGAATTGTTTGTTTCCCGAAGAGACTGGTCAG tTCTTGA
- the LOC105157657 gene encoding auxin-responsive protein IAA27, translating to MSIPQEHDYIGLSEPLPVEKSSDKILPSSSASGIEKNSVLNLRETELRLGLPGSESLERKAGNWVSLFGKDLKDESGNGLCQGSLKSFVSGAKRGFSDAINGSGKWGLSISGGSEVDLGKNDVLFSPRGVCKGNNTMQSCLPGTSVKEISSVKAVEEEEEKKNESGNTAPASKAQVVGWPPIRSFRKNTLATNSPKNSEVAGKSGSGCLYVKVSMEGAPYLRKIDLKTYRCYAELSSALEKMFSCFTIGQYGQGLAGQERLSESHLMDLLHGSEYVLTYEDKDGDWMLVGDVPWEMFTDSCKRLRIMKGSDAIGLAPRTMQKCKSQN from the exons ATGTCTATACCTCAAGAACATGATTACATAGGCTTATCAGAGCCTCTGCCTGTGGAGAAAAGCTCTGATAAGATTTTACCCTCTTCGTCTGCTTCTGGGATTGAGAAAAACAGTGTCTTGAATCTCAGGGAGACTGAGCTGAGGCTTGGGTTGCCAGGGTCAGAATCCCTGGAGAGAAAGGCTGGAAATTGGGTTTCTCTCTTTGGGAAGGATTTGAAGGATGAGAGTGGTAATGGGCTTTGTCAGGGAAGTTTGAAGAGCTTTGTTTCAGGTGCAAAGAGAGGTTTTTCTGATGCCATCAATGGTTCTGGCAAGTGGGGTTTGTCCATCAGTGGTGGATCTGAGGTTGATTTAGGGAAAAATGATGTCTTGTTTTCTCCTAGAGGAGTTTGCAAAGGTAATAACACCATGCAATCTTGTCTGCCTGGGACTTCTGTGAAGGAGATTTCCAGTGTGAAGGctgtggaggaggaggaggagaagaagaacGAAAGTGGAAACACTGCCCCTGCTTCAAA GGCACAGGTAGTTGGATGGCCACCAATTCGATCCTTCCGAAAGAATACCCTTGCCACCAATTCACCTAAAAATAGTGAGGTTGCTGGAAAATCAGGATCGGGTTGCCTCTACGTTAAGGTCAGCATGGAGGGTGCTCCATACTTGAGGAAGATTGATCTCAAAACTTACCGCTGCTATGCCGAACTTTCATCAGCTCTTGAGAAGatgtttagctgttttacaatAG GGCAATATGGTCAGGGACTTGCAGGACAAGAACGTCTAAGCGAGAGTCACTTAATGGATCTACTCCATGGGTCTGAATATGTACTCACTTATGAAGATAAGGATGGTGATTGGATGCTCGTTGGGGATGTTCCATGGGA GATGTTCACGGATTCATGCAAGAGACTGAGGATCATGAAGGGCTCCGACGCAATTGGGCTAG CTCCAAGGACCATGCAGAAGTGCAAGAGCCAAAACTAG
- the LOC105157658 gene encoding uncharacterized protein LOC105157658, which translates to MTKVNKMLERALSIRRPPHAVESVGAAEDDGGDETGDVSKTRKHMSIAVRVTNYLTRTGYFWPIIVIGLVIVIVSSVIIHSRDLVCISASSSDHISRLRFFGFDALESDFGSLGVPWCRSKHGKTVEWTYKDLLKGLEEFVPIYEMRPIKNNMHGMGFDHSFGLWFITQWLKPELMIESGAFKGHSTWVLRQAMPDTPIVSLSPRHPEKYLKKGPAYVDENCTYFTGKDFVDFGSMDWGKVLRKHGITDRSHVLVFFDDHQNELKRLKQALKAGFKHLVFEDNYDTGTGDHYSLRQICDQFYIRGGGHSCFKDSDEARIRYRRRKFWEKAVDVEELCGPGEAWWGVRGQMRDDFNHSNKAISYAEHFTNSRFLESVLDVYWELPPVAGPSLTHQTRYDPARTSAPIVEDGRYRLFQRLGLSRFDTSVFNGYTQMVYLQVSRPET; encoded by the exons ATGACTAAAGTGAACAAAATGCTCGAAAGAGCTCTCTCTATCCGGCGGCCGCCTCACGCCGTCGAGAGTGTCGGAGCCGCCGAAGACGACGGAGGTGACGAAACAGGCGACGTGTCCAAGACTCGTAAGCACATGTCCATCGCTGTGCGGGTCACCAATTACTTGACCCGAACCGGCTACTTTTGGCCTATTATTGTTATTGGGCTAGTTATCGTGATTGTCTCGTCTGTAATTATTCACTCCCGAGATTTGGTCTGCATCTCGGCTTCCTCCTCCGATCACATCTCACGGTTAAGGTTCTTCGGGTTTGATGCGCTGGAGTCGGATTTCGGATCCCTTGGTGTTCCCTGGT GCAGATCGAAACATGGAAAAACTGTAGAATGGACATACAAGGATTTGCTCAAAGGTCTTGAGGAGTTTGTGCCAATATATGAGATGCGACCCATTAAAAACAACATGCATGGGATGGGTTTCGACCACAGTTTTGGACTTTGGTTTATTACACAATGGTTGAAGCCAGAATTGATGATTGAGAGTGGCGCTTTTAAAGGGCATTCTACGTGGGTTTTGAGGCAAGCAATGCCAGATACACCTATTGTGTCACTTTCACCTCGTCATCCTGAGAAGTACCTCAAGAAGGGGCCTGCTTATGTTGATGAAAATTGCACGTACTTTACTGGAAAGGATTTTGTGGATTTTGGAAGCATGGATTGGGGAAAAGTGTTGAGGAAACATGGCATCACAGATCGCAGCCATGTTCTTGTCTTCTTTGATGATCACCAAAATGAACTGAAGAG ATTAAAGCAAGCACTGAAAGCTGGTTTCAAGCATCTAGTTTTTGAGGACAACTATGATACTGGAACTGGGGACCATTATTCACTCAGACAAATAtgtgatcaattttatataagag GTGGCGGACATAGCTGCTTCAAAGATAGTGATGAAGCTAGGATAAGATATAGGAGGAGGAAATTCTGGGAGAAAGCAGTCGATGTGGAAGAGCTATGTGGACCTGGAGAAGCATGGTGGGGCGTAAGAGGGCAGATGCGTGATGATTTTAACCACAGTAACAAGGCAATTTCCTATGCTGAACATTTTACAAACAGCAGATTTCTGGAGTCAGTTCTGGATGTTTACTGGGAACTACCTCCAGTAGCTGGCCCTTCACTTACTCACCAAACAAGATATGATCCTGCACGTACATCCGCTCCTATAGTAGAAGATGGTAGATATCGTCTATTTCAGAGGCTTGGCTTATCAAGATTCGATACTTCTGTATTTAATGGATACACACAAATGGTATATCTTCAGGTATCTAGACCTGAAACATAG